A genomic segment from Methanoplanus limicola DSM 2279 encodes:
- a CDS encoding PKD domain-containing protein has translation MRTYIIAVLVLIIGLISPVCATGPEPVSLFKASPVSGENPLKVQFTDLSEGNPVTWSWDFGDGATSTVQNPEHIYMDEGFFDVTLITTNAYGKSTGKKVKYIRAGIEPTASFTAGPVSGTPPLTVAFTDLSSESPTSWEWDFGDGTTSVLQNPVHEYTASGTYDVSLIVESAVGTSYIIRDNYIAVGLAPVAEIGASPGSGDIPLEVTFTDLSANNPDTWLWSFGDGYTSTEENPVHTYSRAGEYEVALTAENSFGSDRKVLGTKITAVEPGSPTPVPTSGPVNPPGPSIEPPVANFSASPLTGDAPLTVAFTDRSKGGVTEWRWNFGDGKMSYVSFPTHTYYYPGVYDVTLVIKNDDSGDSLTKTAYINVAGSAPVNPDPTETDGPSPYVPTATATVTPGGSDPDNPYGSDSSVSGSGGGNPADKSGNSTSGNPDGDDGSVWFWVPVFGFIFVILIAVVLYMWMQMYGGGGRDTL, from the coding sequence ATGCGGACATACATAATTGCAGTTTTGGTTTTGATTATTGGATTAATATCGCCTGTCTGTGCAACCGGACCTGAACCGGTATCATTATTTAAGGCTTCTCCGGTGTCAGGAGAAAACCCACTGAAAGTTCAGTTCACTGATCTCTCGGAGGGAAATCCGGTAACATGGAGCTGGGATTTTGGGGACGGGGCGACTTCAACAGTTCAGAATCCTGAGCACATATATATGGATGAAGGATTTTTTGATGTTACACTTATCACAACAAATGCATACGGAAAGAGTACAGGCAAAAAAGTCAAGTATATCAGGGCTGGCATTGAGCCTACCGCAAGTTTCACAGCAGGTCCTGTGAGCGGCACTCCGCCTCTGACTGTTGCATTTACTGATCTCTCATCCGAATCCCCGACATCATGGGAATGGGATTTTGGAGACGGGACAACGTCAGTGCTTCAGAATCCGGTTCATGAATATACGGCTTCAGGGACATACGATGTATCATTAATTGTTGAGAGTGCGGTAGGAACGAGCTACATAATTCGTGATAATTATATTGCAGTCGGACTTGCTCCTGTAGCAGAGATTGGTGCATCGCCCGGATCCGGAGATATACCTCTTGAGGTTACTTTTACTGATCTCTCAGCGAATAATCCTGATACATGGCTGTGGTCCTTTGGTGACGGATATACTTCAACTGAAGAGAATCCGGTTCATACATATTCACGTGCAGGTGAATATGAGGTTGCACTGACAGCTGAGAACTCATTTGGGAGTGACAGGAAAGTATTAGGGACAAAAATAACTGCTGTTGAGCCAGGCAGTCCGACACCGGTTCCGACTTCAGGGCCGGTAAATCCGCCAGGCCCGTCAATTGAACCTCCGGTTGCAAACTTCTCTGCAAGTCCGCTCACAGGTGACGCACCCCTGACAGTCGCTTTTACTGACAGGTCAAAAGGAGGGGTGACTGAGTGGAGATGGAATTTTGGTGACGGAAAGATGTCATATGTAAGTTTTCCGACCCATACATACTACTATCCCGGAGTTTATGATGTCACTCTGGTAATCAAAAATGATGACTCAGGTGATTCGCTGACAAAGACTGCATATATTAATGTCGCAGGATCTGCCCCCGTCAATCCTGACCCAACTGAGACAGACGGTCCTTCTCCGTATGTTCCAACCGCAACTGCAACCGTAACTCCGGGTGGTTCTGACCCGGACAACCCTTACGGTTCAGACAGCAGTGTATCAGGTTCAGGCGGCGGAAATCCGGCAGATAAATCAGGTAATTCGACATCAGGCAACCCTGACGGGGATGATGGTTCAGTCTGGTTCTGGGTTCCGGTATTCGGATTTATATTTGTGATACTTATTGCCGTTGTACTGTATATGTGGATGCAGATGTACGGCGGCGGGGGACGGGATACACTGTAA
- a CDS encoding TdeIII family type II restriction endonuclease: protein MSDSDEMKNAIQTVIKDLMDKIMDKVLDSDPFVKEEHHLKKPLYAALVPDEIFKGSHFERRFVTPFGKVWEQLAVVAATNGMGYGTTGYRIDGMIREKRLHRIAETLNRLEHSAKGDNKVKPDWEKELAYIKKEKGELIPVSVVCDLYVEDRNNDRKYAFELKAPLPNSDQTKVSKEKILKLHCMEPSVIDGAYFALPYNPYGTRENYSWSFPARWFDMKNDEVVLIGNDFWDYIGGKGTYEAFISAVNEIGPKYREKIYREYLAISPPKGYNSEFDLLRETTGNYYYE, encoded by the coding sequence ATGTCTGATTCTGATGAGATGAAAAATGCCATTCAGACTGTCATAAAAGATCTGATGGATAAAATTATGGATAAGGTCCTTGATTCTGATCCCTTTGTAAAAGAGGAACATCATTTAAAGAAACCTCTTTATGCCGCACTTGTTCCTGATGAAATATTTAAGGGATCGCACTTCGAGAGGAGATTTGTAACTCCGTTTGGAAAGGTGTGGGAACAACTGGCTGTAGTTGCTGCCACAAACGGCATGGGGTATGGAACTACCGGATACAGAATAGACGGAATGATCAGAGAGAAACGTCTGCACAGAATTGCAGAAACTCTTAACAGACTTGAGCATTCAGCAAAAGGTGATAATAAGGTAAAACCAGACTGGGAAAAAGAACTTGCCTATATTAAAAAAGAAAAAGGGGAATTAATTCCGGTTTCAGTAGTATGTGACCTCTATGTTGAGGACCGTAATAATGACAGAAAATATGCCTTTGAACTTAAGGCTCCACTACCCAACAGCGATCAGACAAAAGTGAGTAAAGAGAAGATATTGAAACTTCACTGCATGGAACCGTCTGTAATTGACGGTGCCTACTTTGCCCTGCCATACAATCCTTATGGAACCCGTGAGAATTATTCATGGAGTTTTCCGGCGAGATGGTTTGATATGAAAAATGACGAAGTTGTCCTGATCGGAAATGATTTCTGGGACTACATTGGCGGAAAAGGAACATATGAGGCCTTTATCTCAGCAGTAAATGAAATCGGCCCGAAGTACAGAGAGAAAATCTACCGGGAATACCTTGCAATTTCACCTCCTAAAGGTTATAATTCGGAATTTGATCTGCTGAGGGAAACCACAGGGAATTATTATTACGAGTAG
- a CDS encoding DNA methyltransferase → MLTNEEQKVGLYTFKEIPTNPKEVTPFTPVNNLNLNWSEKDLPERIRTRHVNRLHPYLGKYIPQLVEVFLRKYFVRGQTVIDPFCGSGTTLVQANELGINSIGYDISAFNVLLTRAKTSDYDIPSMRREILDILEKVRISTQTEPKQQTLWAECTKEPFLTEENNEYLNMWFAPQALKELLTYRYFIESGDYQYKDLLKVILSRSARSARLTTHFDLDFPKKPVTEPYHCYKHNRICQPTQVAFKFLKRYSTDTIKRVTEYSSLKTDASVEIRHEDCRYADFPKSNGVITSPPYVGLIDYHEQHAYAYHLLGLEDKREREIGPAAKGKSKNAKENYQRDIAEVFRRAINSMEPEGRLVVVANDRDNLYDDIADSLEIEVEDIIQRHVNRRTGRRAGEYYESIFIWKKV, encoded by the coding sequence ATGCTTACCAATGAAGAACAAAAAGTGGGATTATATACATTTAAAGAAATACCAACCAATCCAAAAGAAGTTACGCCATTTACTCCCGTAAATAATCTGAATCTGAACTGGAGTGAGAAAGATCTGCCTGAGAGAATACGTACCAGGCACGTTAACCGCCTTCATCCATATCTTGGAAAATATATTCCACAGCTTGTGGAAGTATTCCTAAGAAAATATTTTGTCAGGGGGCAGACAGTAATTGATCCATTCTGTGGTTCCGGAACGACTCTTGTTCAGGCTAACGAACTTGGAATTAATTCAATTGGTTATGATATATCAGCATTTAATGTCCTTTTAACAAGAGCAAAAACTTCAGATTATGACATTCCTTCAATGAGAAGGGAAATTCTTGATATTCTTGAGAAGGTAAGAATTTCAACCCAGACTGAGCCTAAACAGCAGACACTCTGGGCAGAATGCACAAAAGAGCCGTTTCTAACTGAGGAAAATAACGAATATCTTAATATGTGGTTTGCCCCGCAGGCTTTAAAAGAACTTCTGACATACCGCTACTTTATTGAAAGTGGAGATTATCAGTATAAAGATCTTTTAAAAGTTATTCTAAGCAGATCTGCCAGATCTGCAAGGCTTACCACACATTTTGACCTTGATTTCCCAAAAAAACCTGTGACAGAACCGTACCACTGTTACAAGCATAACAGAATCTGTCAACCCACACAGGTTGCCTTTAAATTTTTAAAACGCTACAGTACGGACACTATTAAAAGAGTTACAGAATATTCTTCACTTAAAACCGATGCATCCGTAGAAATACGCCACGAAGACTGCCGCTATGCAGATTTCCCAAAATCAAACGGAGTAATCACAAGCCCCCCTTATGTAGGACTGATTGATTATCATGAGCAGCATGCATATGCATACCATCTGCTTGGTCTTGAGGATAAGAGAGAAAGAGAGATAGGACCGGCAGCAAAAGGGAAAAGCAAAAATGCAAAGGAAAATTATCAAAGGGATATTGCTGAAGTTTTCCGGAGAGCTATAAATTCAATGGAACCTGAAGGCCGCCTGGTTGTTGTTGCCAATGACAGGGATAATCTATATGACGATATTGCAGATTCGCTTGAGATTGAAGTTGAGGATATAATTCAACGTCATGTTAACCGGAGAACCGGGAGACGTGCAGGAGAATATTATGAATCCATCTTCATCTGGAAAAAAGTGTAG